A section of the Prosthecobacter sp. genome encodes:
- a CDS encoding type II toxin-antitoxin system RelE/ParE family toxin: MKVVYSEHFQAELCCVTGRYTAESKELGRRFVQTVESACLEIAADPLRWRVLEGRVRRCLVHRFPYIIYYLVEDDLLYFGALLHSARHPETYRAAFEDL, translated from the coding sequence ATGAAGGTGGTGTATTCGGAGCACTTCCAAGCGGAGCTGTGCTGCGTCACCGGACGCTACACTGCCGAAAGCAAAGAACTAGGCCGCCGGTTCGTGCAGACCGTGGAAAGCGCCTGCTTGGAAATTGCCGCTGATCCGTTGCGCTGGCGGGTGTTGGAGGGGCGAGTGCGCCGTTGCCTCGTCCACCGCTTCCCCTACATCATCTATTACCTGGTGGAGGACGATCTGCTCTACTTCGGAGCCTTGCTGCACAGCGCCCGCCACCCGGAGACGTATCGCGCCGCGTTTGAGGATTTATGA
- a CDS encoding addiction module protein: protein MVTQELFAQAARLPAEERRFLAEIIWETVDADLPAQWENDSTIAAEVERRFEAFKAGRERGLSHDDVFAAAKALVA from the coding sequence ATGGTCACCCAAGAACTCTTTGCTCAAGCCGCCCGCCTTCCTGCCGAGGAGCGACGTTTCCTGGCTGAAATCATCTGGGAGACCGTTGATGCGGATTTGCCGGCGCAGTGGGAAAACGATTCGACCATTGCTGCCGAGGTGGAGCGGCGCTTTGAGGCGTTCAAAGCCGGGCGTGAGCGCGGATTGAGTCACGACGACGTGTTTGCGGCTGCCAAGGCGCTCGTGGCATGA
- the hrpB gene encoding ATP-dependent helicase HrpB — protein sequence MSAPLPIFELRQTFTAALLDPALPNLLIKAPTGSGKSTQIPQFVLDSGFLAEGKRCIVLQPRRIAARMLAQRVARERNARLGGEVGYQVRFDNVTSRETRLSYVTEGVMLRQMLEDPNLDRVGCICIDEFHERHLDGDLVLAFARQLQRTRRPDLKIIVMSATLVPGPLVEFMQPSKLLESEGRTFPVEVRYQAAEKLKTGFPEPIWDQAARACEELALSPGFSGDMLVFMPGGHEIRKTIAAIQGRAFARGRRVVPLHGELTPQDQDAAVTPGEQPKIIVSTNVAETSLTIEGVRAVVDGGLARTAAYDARRGINTLTVQKISRASAEQRAGRAGRLGPGIAVRLWTQREHLLRPECELPEVQRLDLSEALLALRVLSREPFDWFEAPTPASMTRAENLLHDLGALDHHGHITALGRQMSRFPLHPRFARMLLAAAQFGCLREATLCAAASQGRDILLVGKNNASHKNEDLWEHGDVTEFQAILRAFARAEGMNFDPDACARYGIHAMASREAARSADQFLQLAKRAGLSINDEVADPEALAKMLLAAFSDHLGVETSTGSRIYRLAGGYSGHLGKDAHIKPPRLIVASEIIEVQGKALTVQLNNCTRIEEDWLRELFPDDFTTAQRATYDAVNRRVMNLEEVRFRSLVLTSKERGEPDESTAASLLAAEVIAGRLQLTNWNEKVEQWITRVNCLSKWMPDLEIPAIGEEDRHLIIEQVCTGCIAYRQLKDKDIFPALHQWLSHSQRDLLDKYAPERYALKNGKTARIVYDEKQPPSVSAVLQHMYDVNENPKVAAGRISVTVHLLSPAQRPIQTTGDIGRFWREGYPGVKAQLRGRYPKHEWR from the coding sequence ATGTCCGCTCCGCTTCCGATCTTTGAACTCCGCCAGACCTTCACCGCCGCTCTGCTCGATCCGGCGCTGCCGAATCTGCTGATCAAAGCGCCGACGGGATCAGGCAAATCGACGCAGATCCCGCAGTTCGTGCTCGATTCGGGATTTCTGGCCGAAGGCAAGCGCTGCATCGTGCTCCAGCCACGCCGCATCGCCGCCCGCATGCTGGCGCAACGGGTCGCGCGTGAGCGCAATGCACGCCTCGGCGGCGAAGTCGGTTATCAGGTGCGCTTTGACAATGTCACGAGCCGCGAGACGCGGCTTAGCTATGTGACGGAGGGCGTGATGCTGCGGCAGATGCTCGAAGATCCAAACCTCGACCGCGTGGGCTGCATCTGCATCGACGAATTCCATGAGCGGCATCTCGATGGCGATCTGGTGCTGGCCTTTGCGCGGCAGCTTCAGCGCACGCGGCGGCCGGATTTGAAGATCATCGTCATGTCCGCCACGCTGGTGCCGGGTCCGCTCGTCGAGTTTATGCAGCCGTCCAAGCTGCTCGAATCCGAAGGCCGCACGTTTCCAGTCGAGGTGCGCTATCAAGCGGCGGAGAAGCTCAAGACGGGTTTTCCAGAGCCGATCTGGGATCAAGCGGCTCGCGCTTGCGAAGAACTCGCTCTCTCGCCCGGCTTCAGCGGCGACATGCTCGTCTTCATGCCCGGCGGGCACGAAATCCGCAAGACCATTGCCGCCATCCAAGGCCGTGCTTTTGCGCGTGGTCGTCGCGTGGTGCCGCTGCATGGCGAATTGACGCCGCAGGATCAGGACGCCGCCGTCACGCCCGGCGAGCAGCCCAAGATCATCGTCAGCACGAACGTCGCCGAGACTTCGCTCACCATCGAAGGCGTGCGTGCCGTGGTGGATGGCGGATTGGCGCGCACGGCGGCTTATGATGCCCGGCGCGGCATCAACACGCTCACCGTGCAGAAAATCAGCCGCGCTTCGGCGGAACAACGTGCCGGACGTGCCGGACGGCTTGGCCCCGGCATCGCCGTGCGGTTGTGGACGCAGCGCGAGCACCTGCTGCGGCCTGAATGTGAGCTGCCGGAGGTTCAGCGTCTCGATTTGAGTGAGGCGCTGCTCGCACTGCGCGTGTTGTCGCGTGAGCCGTTCGATTGGTTTGAAGCGCCGACACCGGCCTCGATGACGCGGGCGGAAAATCTGCTGCATGATCTAGGCGCACTCGATCACCACGGTCATATCACCGCTCTAGGCCGCCAGATGAGCCGCTTCCCGCTGCATCCGCGTTTTGCGCGCATGCTGCTCGCGGCGGCGCAGTTTGGTTGCCTGCGTGAGGCCACGCTGTGTGCGGCGGCATCGCAGGGGCGTGACATTCTGCTCGTCGGCAAGAACAACGCCTCGCACAAGAACGAAGACCTGTGGGAGCACGGCGACGTGACCGAGTTCCAGGCCATCCTGCGCGCCTTTGCGCGGGCGGAAGGCATGAACTTCGATCCTGATGCCTGCGCGCGTTACGGCATCCATGCGATGGCCTCACGTGAAGCCGCGCGGAGTGCGGATCAATTTCTCCAGCTCGCCAAACGCGCCGGTTTGAGCATCAACGACGAAGTCGCCGATCCCGAAGCGCTCGCGAAGATGCTGCTCGCCGCGTTCAGCGATCACCTCGGCGTCGAAACCAGTACTGGCAGCCGGATCTATCGGCTCGCAGGCGGTTACAGCGGTCATCTGGGCAAAGACGCGCATATCAAGCCGCCTCGTCTCATCGTCGCCTCCGAGATCATCGAGGTGCAGGGCAAGGCGCTGACCGTGCAGCTCAACAACTGCACCCGCATTGAGGAAGACTGGCTGCGCGAGCTGTTCCCTGACGATTTCACCACTGCACAGCGCGCGACTTACGACGCCGTGAACCGCCGCGTGATGAATCTCGAAGAAGTCCGCTTCCGCAGCCTCGTGCTGACCAGCAAGGAACGCGGCGAGCCCGATGAATCCACCGCCGCGAGTCTGCTCGCCGCCGAAGTCATCGCCGGACGACTGCAACTTACGAACTGGAACGAGAAGGTGGAGCAGTGGATCACGCGCGTGAACTGCCTTTCCAAGTGGATGCCTGATCTGGAAATCCCCGCCATCGGCGAGGAGGATCGCCATTTGATCATCGAGCAAGTCTGCACCGGCTGCATCGCCTACCGCCAGCTCAAGGACAAAGACATCTTCCCCGCCCTGCACCAATGGCTCAGCCACTCGCAGCGCGACCTGCTCGACAAATACGCCCCCGAACGCTACGCCCTCAAAAACGGCAAAACCGCCCGCATCGTTTATGACGAAAAGCAGCCCCCCAGCGTCAGCGCCGTGCTGCAGCACATGTACGACGTGAACGAAAACCCCAAAGTCGCCGCCGGTCGCATCAGCGTGACGGTACATTTGCTGTCACCCGCCCAGCGCCCGATTCAGACGACGGGAGACATTGGCAGGTTTTGGCGCGAGGGTTATCCGGGCGTGAAAGCGCAGCTCCGCGGGAGGTATCCGAAGCATGAGTGGCGGTAG
- a CDS encoding NAD(P)/FAD-dependent oxidoreductase yields the protein MNYDALIIGAGPAGSSAAAILAEYGHKVLILEREKFPRFHIGESLIPFTYGPLERLGMIPKMKRSHFVKKYSVAFVQPDGRASQPFYFYNRYDRESVAQTWQVLRSEFDLMMLDNAREKGAEVLEEISVQELIKEDGHVVGARAVDKAGKVTEYRARITLDCTGKEAFTATRSGWRIRDPYLNKVAVWTYYKGSMREPGIDEGQTMVAYIPDKGWFWHIPQHNDMVSVGVVAEGKYLTRDGVKDLKQIFDREVEQNQWIKQHLSTGASNGEYRILSEYSHHSKHCSAPGLLLVGDAFAFLDPVFSSGVMLALKSGVMAGEEIHRGIVSGDLSPEHFATYGATIREGVENMRKLVYAFYNPAFSFREVIKRHPDAAGAITDCLSGDVNKDFSTLWSQIREFVPLPDELPYGVPLAA from the coding sequence ATGAACTACGACGCGCTTATCATCGGTGCCGGACCTGCGGGTTCCAGCGCCGCGGCCATTCTGGCTGAATACGGGCACAAGGTGCTCATCCTTGAGCGGGAGAAGTTCCCCCGCTTCCACATTGGCGAGTCGCTCATTCCATTCACCTATGGACCGCTGGAGCGGCTGGGCATGATCCCGAAGATGAAGCGGTCCCATTTCGTGAAAAAGTACAGCGTGGCTTTCGTGCAGCCTGATGGGCGTGCCTCGCAACCGTTCTACTTCTACAACCGCTACGACCGCGAAAGCGTGGCGCAAACCTGGCAGGTGCTGCGTTCGGAGTTCGATCTGATGATGCTGGACAATGCGCGAGAGAAGGGGGCCGAGGTCCTGGAGGAAATTTCCGTGCAGGAACTCATCAAGGAAGACGGTCATGTCGTGGGAGCGCGTGCGGTGGACAAGGCGGGCAAGGTGACTGAATACCGCGCCCGCATCACCCTAGACTGCACGGGCAAGGAAGCCTTCACCGCCACACGCAGCGGCTGGCGCATTCGTGATCCTTACCTGAACAAGGTGGCGGTGTGGACGTATTACAAAGGCTCCATGCGTGAGCCGGGCATCGACGAAGGACAGACGATGGTGGCCTACATCCCTGACAAAGGCTGGTTCTGGCACATCCCGCAACATAACGACATGGTGAGCGTGGGCGTGGTGGCGGAGGGCAAATACCTGACCCGCGATGGAGTGAAGGACCTGAAGCAAATCTTTGATCGTGAGGTGGAGCAGAATCAGTGGATCAAGCAGCACCTGAGCACCGGCGCCTCCAATGGAGAGTATCGCATCCTCAGCGAGTACTCGCATCACTCCAAGCATTGCTCGGCTCCGGGGTTGTTATTGGTCGGTGACGCTTTTGCCTTCCTCGATCCTGTCTTCAGCAGCGGCGTGATGCTGGCGCTCAAGAGCGGCGTGATGGCGGGTGAGGAGATTCATCGCGGCATTGTGTCGGGTGATCTCTCGCCCGAGCACTTCGCGACCTATGGAGCCACCATTCGCGAGGGCGTGGAGAACATGCGCAAGCTGGTGTATGCCTTCTACAATCCTGCGTTTTCCTTCCGCGAAGTGATCAAACGCCACCCCGATGCCGCTGGCGCCATCACCGATTGCTTGTCCGGCGACGTGAACAAGGATTTCAGCACGCTGTGGAGCCAGATTCGTGAGTTTGTGCCGCTGCCCGACGAACTGCCATATGGCGTGCCGCTGGCGGCGTGA
- a CDS encoding NAD(P)/FAD-dependent oxidoreductase, whose translation MKTTASDNPATWDVIVMGGALSGAATATLLLRHNPGIRVLILEKSARLGRRVGEATVEVSAYFMGKVLGLTQYLNESHIVKQGLRFWFANDEVKSIAEASELGSKYQVKLPSYQLDRSTFDEEVLRRACVAGATLVRPVTITSVQLEEGGQQTVVYRNGDATETVHARWIVDASGVAALIARKQGWWKSNFEHPTAAAWSRWKGVKDWDGIELATKYPEWAAALYCVRGTATNHVIGDGWWSWWIPLKGGDMSVGVVFDQRIVEWPQDGKIGDRLKDFLMKHPVGRDLLADAQYDESDVHWRKNLAYYSTTFAGDGFVLVGDAAAFMDPFYSPGMDWISYTTSSAANLITEQRRGDPMLKERLERYNHTFAISHRSWFEALYKDKYEYMGEFDLMDLAYRLDLGLYYWGVVVHPFRDGAKALLKPPFAPPDGRVVFTLMSTYNRRFAQIARRRRRMKALGKKNRNHRSLISGFKLHGSDAIRLFGMLAEWAWLEITEGWRSWGESAADVEASHLST comes from the coding sequence ATGAAAACGACTGCTTCTGACAATCCAGCAACATGGGATGTCATCGTCATGGGCGGTGCTCTTTCTGGTGCCGCCACTGCGACACTGCTGCTGCGGCACAATCCGGGCATTCGAGTGCTGATCCTGGAAAAATCGGCCCGGCTGGGACGGCGCGTGGGGGAAGCGACGGTCGAGGTCAGCGCCTACTTCATGGGGAAGGTGCTGGGGCTGACGCAGTACTTGAACGAATCGCACATCGTGAAGCAGGGCCTGCGCTTCTGGTTTGCCAACGACGAAGTGAAGTCGATCGCCGAGGCGAGCGAGCTGGGTTCCAAGTATCAGGTCAAGCTGCCTTCCTATCAGCTCGATCGTTCGACGTTTGATGAGGAGGTGTTGCGCCGTGCCTGCGTTGCGGGAGCCACGCTCGTGCGTCCCGTCACGATCACCAGCGTGCAGCTTGAAGAGGGCGGGCAGCAGACGGTGGTTTACCGCAATGGCGATGCGACGGAAACGGTGCATGCACGCTGGATCGTGGATGCTTCGGGCGTTGCTGCACTGATCGCGCGGAAGCAAGGCTGGTGGAAGTCGAACTTTGAGCATCCCACCGCCGCTGCATGGTCACGCTGGAAAGGCGTGAAGGACTGGGATGGCATCGAACTTGCAACGAAGTACCCAGAATGGGCAGCCGCGCTCTACTGCGTGCGTGGCACGGCCACCAATCACGTCATCGGTGATGGCTGGTGGAGCTGGTGGATTCCGCTGAAAGGCGGCGACATGAGCGTGGGTGTTGTCTTCGATCAGCGCATCGTCGAATGGCCGCAGGACGGCAAAATCGGTGATCGCCTGAAGGACTTCCTGATGAAACACCCGGTCGGTCGCGATCTGCTGGCCGACGCGCAGTACGATGAGAGCGATGTGCATTGGCGGAAAAACCTCGCGTATTACAGCACCACCTTTGCGGGCGATGGTTTTGTGCTGGTAGGAGATGCGGCTGCGTTCATGGACCCGTTCTACAGTCCTGGCATGGACTGGATTTCCTACACTACCAGCAGCGCGGCAAACCTCATCACGGAGCAGCGGCGCGGCGACCCCATGCTGAAGGAGCGTCTGGAACGCTACAATCACACCTTCGCCATCAGTCATCGTTCGTGGTTTGAAGCCCTGTACAAGGACAAGTATGAATATATGGGCGAGTTTGATTTGATGGACCTGGCCTACCGTCTCGATCTCGGCCTCTACTACTGGGGCGTGGTGGTGCATCCGTTTCGCGATGGCGCCAAAGCCCTGCTCAAGCCGCCGTTTGCTCCGCCCGATGGCCGGGTGGTCTTCACGCTGATGAGCACCTACAACCGGCGGTTTGCGCAGATCGCCCGCCGCCGCCGCCGCATGAAGGCGCTGGGCAAAAAAAACCGCAACCACCGCAGCCTGATCTCGGGCTTCAAGCTTCATGGTAGCGATGCGATTCGTCTGTTTGGCATGTTGGCAGAATGGGCCTGGCTGGAGATCACCGAAGGCTGGCGCAGTTGGGGCGAGTCGGCGGCGGATGTCGAGGCATCACACCTCTCTACGTAG
- a CDS encoding cation:proton antiporter, whose product MNNVSLAVQFFLQIAVILLACRVVGAIAVRFGQPQVVAEMITGVLLGPSLFGLLAPEWQQWLFPWDKTQKLRDTSCYLFPASQLGLALYMFIVGMEFRVDIVSKRLKSSVAVSIAGMATPFVLGVGLAWVFYHYTELFPEKTSLMEAMLFLGASMCITAFPMLARIIHFKGLTGTTMGTVAIGAGAIDDATAWILLAVVLASFDDNVGGALYNIGGALGYVALTLLIIRPLLARFSTLLIKDEKLTDAGFVIGIAMMSLGAWFTDLIGLHAVFGAFVMGAAMPRGIMVRDLVARIQPLAVALLLPLFFTYSGLNTKIGLLNTWFLWGMCLAVLAAAVLGKWLACTLAAKATGISGREAMGIGILMNARGLMELIIINIGLQRGIISEGLFATLVIMAVVTTLMASPIFERLVGSGTYKPEPDQPLGI is encoded by the coding sequence ATGAACAACGTCTCCCTTGCTGTCCAATTTTTCCTCCAAATCGCCGTCATCCTGCTCGCCTGTCGCGTCGTCGGAGCCATTGCCGTGCGCTTCGGCCAGCCGCAGGTCGTGGCGGAGATGATCACGGGCGTTCTGCTCGGGCCATCGCTGTTTGGCCTGCTCGCGCCCGAGTGGCAGCAGTGGCTGTTCCCCTGGGACAAGACGCAGAAGCTTCGTGACACGTCCTGCTATCTGTTTCCAGCCTCACAACTCGGCCTCGCACTCTACATGTTCATCGTCGGCATGGAATTCCGCGTGGACATCGTCAGCAAGCGTCTGAAGAGCAGCGTCGCTGTCTCCATAGCCGGCATGGCGACGCCGTTTGTGCTCGGCGTCGGACTCGCGTGGGTGTTTTATCACTACACCGAGCTGTTCCCGGAAAAAACCTCGCTCATGGAGGCCATGCTGTTCCTCGGTGCCTCCATGTGCATCACCGCCTTCCCGATGCTCGCCCGCATCATCCACTTCAAAGGACTTACCGGCACCACCATGGGGACCGTGGCCATTGGCGCGGGTGCCATTGACGATGCCACGGCCTGGATTCTGCTCGCCGTCGTGCTCGCCAGCTTTGATGACAACGTCGGCGGCGCGCTTTACAACATCGGCGGCGCGCTGGGTTATGTGGCATTGACGCTGCTCATCATTCGTCCGCTGCTCGCGAGATTCTCAACGCTTCTCATCAAAGACGAAAAGCTCACGGATGCCGGATTCGTCATCGGCATCGCCATGATGTCCCTCGGTGCCTGGTTCACCGATTTGATCGGTCTGCACGCCGTCTTCGGCGCTTTCGTCATGGGCGCAGCGATGCCGCGCGGCATCATGGTGCGCGATCTCGTTGCCCGCATCCAACCGCTCGCCGTTGCGCTGCTGCTGCCGCTGTTCTTCACCTACTCCGGCCTCAACACCAAGATCGGCCTGCTCAACACCTGGTTCCTCTGGGGCATGTGCCTCGCTGTGCTAGCCGCAGCGGTGTTGGGCAAATGGCTGGCCTGCACTCTCGCTGCGAAGGCCACCGGCATCTCCGGGCGTGAGGCGATGGGCATCGGCATCCTGATGAACGCCCGCGGTCTCATGGAACTCATCATCATCAACATCGGCCTCCAGCGCGGCATCATCTCGGAAGGCCTCTTCGCCACCCTCGTCATCATGGCCGTCGTCACCACGCTGATGGCCTCCCCCATCTTCGAGCGCCTAGTCGGCTCCGGCACCTACAAGCCGGAACCGGATCAACCATTGGGGATTTGA
- a CDS encoding alginate export family protein, producing MRHFIALLSLLAVPAMGAGLAEQLKWNFQARVRGEMRQNAYDFDSSRSAVTDDSWLLHRIRLGVEWQPVEWLKFTLQGQDVRESFSKRADIPLQNGAEGDDAFDLRLASIEVGDPKHLSLKLGRQVLSYGDERLVGPLEWLNFSRTFDAVKLHYQAPSWWIDAFTSSVVRLHESEFNRSDWLGNSDVRQQFFSGLYFSSQFLPFQATDLYAFHLHEESFAGGTDFITLGTRFKGDPLKLAGWDYTVELTGQTGQINGRPLSAYAYHLEGGYNWLKSAWKPRLALEYSAGSGDSDPNDGRVHTFQNLFPTNHPPYGFMDTFAWQNMHNVVLRLAAQPHAKVKTSLDFHSFWLTTTGDAWYRANGTTRVRNINPSANSHAGCELDFTINAKLTPHLDMLFGYSHFFAGAYLADTGASDDADFAYLMLTLNY from the coding sequence ATGCGCCATTTCATCGCCCTCCTCAGTCTTCTCGCCGTTCCCGCCATGGGAGCGGGCCTCGCCGAACAGCTCAAATGGAACTTCCAGGCCCGTGTGCGCGGCGAGATGCGCCAGAACGCCTATGATTTCGACTCCAGCCGCAGCGCTGTGACCGATGACTCCTGGCTGCTGCATCGCATCCGTCTCGGTGTCGAATGGCAGCCGGTCGAATGGCTCAAGTTCACCCTGCAGGGCCAGGATGTGCGCGAGTCTTTCTCCAAACGTGCCGACATCCCGCTGCAAAACGGCGCGGAAGGCGATGACGCCTTTGATCTGCGCCTCGCCAGCATCGAAGTCGGTGATCCGAAGCATCTCAGCCTCAAACTTGGCCGTCAGGTGCTTAGCTATGGCGATGAACGGCTCGTCGGGCCGCTGGAGTGGCTGAACTTCAGCCGCACCTTCGACGCGGTGAAGCTGCACTATCAGGCGCCTTCGTGGTGGATCGACGCCTTCACCTCCAGCGTCGTGCGCCTTCACGAGTCCGAGTTCAACCGCTCCGACTGGCTCGGCAACAGCGACGTGCGCCAGCAGTTCTTCAGCGGCCTTTACTTCAGCAGTCAGTTCCTCCCGTTTCAGGCCACCGACCTCTACGCCTTCCATCTGCATGAGGAATCCTTCGCCGGCGGCACGGATTTCATCACGCTGGGCACACGCTTCAAAGGCGATCCGCTGAAACTCGCCGGCTGGGACTACACCGTCGAGCTCACCGGCCAGACGGGTCAGATCAATGGCCGCCCGCTGAGCGCCTATGCCTACCATCTCGAAGGCGGCTACAACTGGCTCAAAAGCGCGTGGAAACCGCGCCTAGCGCTCGAATACAGCGCGGGCAGCGGCGACAGCGATCCGAATGACGGACGCGTTCACACCTTCCAGAACCTCTTTCCCACGAATCACCCGCCCTATGGCTTCATGGACACCTTCGCGTGGCAGAACATGCACAACGTCGTCTTGCGCCTCGCCGCGCAGCCGCATGCCAAGGTGAAGACCTCGCTCGACTTTCACTCCTTCTGGCTCACCACCACCGGCGACGCTTGGTATCGCGCCAATGGCACCACGCGTGTGCGAAACATCAATCCCAGCGCCAACAGCCACGCGGGCTGCGAACTCGACTTCACGATCAACGCCAAGCTCACGCCGCATCTCGACATGCTGTTTGGCTACTCCCACTTCTTCGCCGGAGCCTACCTCGCCGACACCGGAGCCAGCGATGACGCGGACTTCGCCTATCTGATGCTTACCCTCAATTACTGA
- a CDS encoding LysR substrate-binding domain-containing protein, translating into MELRHLRYFQAVAEELSFSRAARRLRIAQPALSRAVQEMERELGTQLIERERRSPRLTPAGAVLLHETGLILERLDESLRRVKRTASGEEGELRLGYIGPPTRMFMARLLKEYGKRFPRVTVILEERTPERVWEMVSKGRLSVGLTRPVLAHQALGLQTLLLREEKFCAAVPKDHAWAKLTSLPWKKLAGEPLIVLARREGAGSHDAIQAACSEAGFAPRLVHTPSLIGTILQYVEAGAGIGVVPESTMSKNIALIPLKPQQTIPLVMVWAKEGDDPAVVAFRELVREWLRDGKLWAAG; encoded by the coding sequence ATGGAACTGCGTCATCTGCGTTATTTTCAAGCCGTGGCCGAGGAGTTGAGCTTCTCGCGGGCCGCGCGTCGTCTGCGCATTGCCCAACCAGCATTAAGTCGCGCGGTGCAGGAGATGGAGCGGGAACTCGGCACGCAATTGATCGAGCGTGAGCGGCGCTCGCCACGGCTCACACCCGCAGGTGCGGTGCTGCTGCATGAGACGGGTCTTATCCTCGAACGGCTCGATGAATCGCTGCGGCGCGTGAAGCGCACGGCCAGCGGTGAGGAGGGAGAGCTGCGCCTTGGCTATATCGGGCCGCCGACACGGATGTTCATGGCCCGCTTGCTGAAGGAATACGGCAAGCGCTTCCCACGCGTGACGGTGATCCTCGAAGAGCGCACGCCGGAGCGCGTGTGGGAAATGGTTTCCAAAGGCCGCCTCTCGGTCGGTTTGACACGTCCGGTGCTCGCCCATCAGGCGTTGGGTCTGCAGACGCTGCTGCTGCGCGAGGAGAAGTTCTGCGCGGCGGTGCCAAAGGATCATGCGTGGGCCAAACTGACCTCGCTGCCATGGAAGAAGCTCGCGGGTGAGCCGCTGATCGTGCTGGCACGGCGTGAAGGCGCGGGCTCGCACGATGCGATCCAGGCGGCATGCTCTGAAGCCGGCTTTGCGCCGCGACTGGTGCATACGCCGAGTTTGATCGGCACCATTTTGCAATACGTCGAGGCAGGCGCGGGCATCGGCGTGGTGCCGGAGAGCACGATGAGCAAGAACATCGCGCTCATCCCGCTGAAACCGCAGCAGACGATCCCGCTCGTCATGGTCTGGGCCAAGGAAGGCGATGACCCGGCGGTGGTGGCGTTTCGCGAGCTGGTGAGGGAATGGCTGCGGGACGGGAAGCTCTGGGCGGCGGGGTAG